In Microbacterium enclense, one genomic interval encodes:
- a CDS encoding acyl-CoA synthetase: MATSSSARAFDVRHLQLARALFAAIAAAMVTFSSDHSAAVGLAVFSGFALATALVFALSAWLVFPRGQRATVILLAVVSAVAGMAASVPSWRETGFFFGIVISWAVVSGAIEVVAAIRDRRAGRTISAPRDGLLIGILTLVLAAVLLFTSPQYSLGYAIEGAGSFTLTGIVIAVGLFGGYTAVVAVFLAIAGFSPRRTAPIPAAPTEEAAS; this comes from the coding sequence GTGGCCACTTCTTCTTCTGCGCGCGCCTTCGACGTGCGCCACCTGCAGCTCGCGCGCGCCCTTTTCGCCGCGATCGCCGCGGCGATGGTCACGTTCTCGTCGGACCACTCCGCGGCCGTCGGCCTCGCGGTGTTCAGCGGCTTCGCCCTCGCCACGGCCCTGGTCTTCGCGCTCTCGGCCTGGCTCGTCTTCCCCCGCGGACAGCGTGCCACGGTCATCCTTCTCGCGGTGGTCTCGGCGGTGGCCGGAATGGCCGCGAGCGTGCCCTCGTGGCGGGAGACCGGCTTCTTCTTCGGCATCGTGATCTCGTGGGCCGTCGTGAGCGGTGCGATCGAGGTGGTCGCTGCCATCCGCGACCGCCGGGCCGGACGCACGATCTCGGCTCCGCGCGACGGCCTGCTCATCGGCATCCTGACGCTCGTGCTCGCCGCCGTGCTCCTGTTCACCAGCCCGCAGTACTCGCTCGGCTACGCCATCGAAGGTGCGGGCTCCTTCACCCTGACCGGAATCGTCATCGCCGTCGGCCTCTTCGGCGGCTACACGGCGGTCGTCGCGGTCTTCCTGGCGATCGCGGGATTCTCTCCGCGTCGTACCGCGCCGATTCCGGCCGCACCCACCGAGGAGGCCGCGTCGTGA
- a CDS encoding HupE/UreJ family protein — MSSTIRRAIRALLLAAGVVALLASASPAAAHGILSVVYADLSSGGPGVVRAQVQVEYDLFVVSAADAAKDDPLYRSGMDAFATDDAGEQVAALQAHRAAVSSYVTERFRIDAGGQACAPTLADDITMTRQDGVPYASLEVDYACPPSENGHGVVSTLFPDDEGFVTDTKTILTYALDLHEGSTVLDAEHPSFTTAQSPLERFWEFFRLGAEHLLTGIDHILFLLALIVGSRRLREVVIAATTFTLAHSVTFILAATGVVAAPAEIVEPTIALSIAVVGAWYLWRLWRGGKVDQDLSRAHGFLRLDRAGWLRVGVVFLFGLVHGLGFASALGIDEPWSWTLLWSLLVFNIGIEAVQIGIIVIVFPLLVLLRRRYPRLGMWASGLLAVVVTAAGLIWFVQRVLGIE, encoded by the coding sequence ATGTCTTCAACGATCCGGCGCGCGATCCGCGCTCTCCTCCTCGCTGCGGGCGTCGTCGCGCTCCTCGCCTCCGCCTCCCCGGCGGCGGCGCACGGCATCCTGTCCGTCGTCTATGCCGACCTGTCCAGCGGCGGTCCGGGCGTCGTGCGGGCACAGGTCCAGGTCGAGTACGACCTCTTCGTCGTCTCGGCGGCGGATGCGGCGAAGGACGACCCGCTGTACCGGAGCGGGATGGACGCGTTCGCCACCGACGACGCCGGCGAGCAGGTCGCCGCGCTGCAAGCGCACCGTGCGGCGGTGTCGTCGTACGTGACCGAGCGCTTCCGCATCGACGCCGGCGGGCAGGCGTGCGCCCCCACCCTCGCGGACGACATCACCATGACGCGGCAGGACGGCGTTCCCTACGCGTCGCTCGAGGTGGACTACGCCTGCCCGCCGTCCGAGAACGGACACGGGGTCGTCTCGACCCTCTTCCCCGACGACGAGGGCTTCGTCACGGACACCAAGACGATCCTCACCTACGCGCTCGATCTGCACGAGGGAAGCACGGTCCTGGATGCCGAGCACCCCTCGTTCACCACGGCCCAATCGCCGCTCGAACGGTTCTGGGAGTTCTTCCGCCTGGGTGCCGAGCACCTGCTCACCGGGATCGACCACATCCTCTTCCTGCTCGCCCTCATCGTCGGGTCGAGGCGACTTCGCGAGGTCGTCATCGCGGCCACGACCTTCACGCTGGCGCACTCCGTGACGTTCATCCTGGCGGCGACCGGGGTTGTCGCCGCCCCGGCCGAGATCGTCGAACCCACGATCGCTCTCTCGATCGCCGTCGTAGGCGCGTGGTACCTCTGGCGTCTGTGGCGCGGGGGCAAAGTCGACCAGGACCTGTCACGCGCTCACGGGTTCCTCCGACTCGATCGCGCCGGGTGGCTGCGAGTGGGCGTCGTCTTCCTCTTCGGCCTCGTCCACGGGCTCGGCTTCGCCTCGGCCCTGGGCATCGACGAGCCGTGGTCGTGGACGCTGCTGTGGTCGCTGCTGGTGTTCAACATCGGCATCGAGGCGGTGCAGATCGGCATCATCGTCATCGTCTTCCCGCTGCTCGTCCTCCTGCGGCGCCGCTATCCACGCCTCGGGATGTGGGCGAGCGGACTGCTCGCGGTGGTCGTCACGGCTGCGGGTCTCATCTGGTTCGTGCAACGCGTCCTCGGTATCGAGTGA
- a CDS encoding zinc-dependent alcohol dehydrogenase family protein — translation MRAMIMDALAEPLEVREVEAPFAPDGGVVVEVHATGLCKSDWHAWVGHDDVALPHVPGHELAGIIVEVGTGVQRWNVGDRVTVPFVMGCGACEWCLSGNAQVCPDQQQPGFTQWGSFAERVVLRAADTNVVRIPDGVSFEAAAALGCRFATAYRALTGRARVQAGEWITVVGAGGVGLSAVMIGVALGARVIAVDRTPAALDAARRLGAEHALVADGSDIAAAVHDLTGGGSHVSVDAVGSAQTARDAVLSLRRRGRHVQIGLLPTADGMTAMPMARVIAWELDLLGSHGMAAADYPEMLSLIESGALRPHDLIERVIGLDEAATLLPAMDTASPAGMTMIDPRRS, via the coding sequence ATGCGCGCGATGATCATGGACGCCCTGGCCGAACCGCTCGAGGTGCGCGAGGTCGAGGCGCCCTTCGCACCGGACGGAGGAGTCGTCGTCGAGGTGCACGCGACCGGGCTGTGCAAGAGCGACTGGCACGCCTGGGTCGGGCACGATGACGTCGCCCTCCCCCACGTCCCCGGCCATGAACTGGCAGGGATCATCGTCGAGGTGGGCACGGGCGTGCAGCGCTGGAACGTCGGAGACCGCGTGACCGTGCCGTTCGTGATGGGCTGCGGGGCGTGCGAGTGGTGCCTGAGCGGCAACGCCCAGGTGTGCCCCGACCAGCAGCAGCCCGGTTTCACGCAGTGGGGCTCGTTCGCGGAGCGGGTGGTGCTGCGAGCGGCGGACACGAACGTCGTCCGGATCCCCGACGGGGTCTCGTTCGAAGCCGCGGCCGCGCTCGGGTGCCGCTTCGCCACCGCTTACCGCGCCCTCACCGGCCGCGCGCGCGTGCAGGCCGGAGAATGGATCACGGTCGTGGGTGCGGGAGGCGTGGGGCTGAGCGCCGTGATGATCGGCGTCGCGCTCGGTGCTCGGGTGATCGCCGTCGACCGCACGCCCGCGGCCCTCGACGCGGCCCGCCGCCTGGGCGCGGAGCACGCCCTCGTCGCGGACGGCTCCGACATCGCCGCAGCCGTGCACGATCTCACCGGCGGGGGAAGTCACGTCTCGGTCGACGCGGTCGGCAGCGCGCAGACCGCTCGCGACGCGGTACTGAGCCTGCGCCGTCGCGGCCGCCACGTGCAGATCGGACTGCTTCCGACCGCGGACGGAATGACCGCGATGCCCATGGCGCGGGTGATCGCGTGGGAGCTCGATCTGCTCGGCAGCCACGGCATGGCTGCTGCTGACTACCCCGAGATGCTGTCGCTGATCGAGAGCGGCGCCCTGCGTCCGCACGACCTCATCGAGCGCGTGATCGGGCTGGACGAGGCCGCGACCTTGTTGCCCGCGATGGACACGGCTTCACCGGCCGGGATGACGATGATCGACCCGCGGCGCAGCTGA
- a CDS encoding DUF6531 domain-containing protein, giving the protein MSDVDLEVYGAPDLTYDFGAADAVASAANAAANHIEDQSGSRISNVATANTDFQGHFSQLFAANAEIAASDARELVFRLRDIASFIGRLNDAAREENARRRRAREWRDRVEARRSNWLDATWDDIFGEEPPPTAGPIDPPVFQSTALTPSTRQTPAPGSGGGGGGTSSARPENLRTFANGNAELDAGLSAHPGRLTEWTGDFMRTCDFGGIDVSPVVAGFRAWLDANANDVAWANTIAQAFEDAGTNGGVGTVSDAALAASLAAAGVSATRQDLVIDPPTAWGGAPTTGFVNDPVNSATGNFLEPENDLPFPAATGLLSVTRMYNSLDDGGGVFGRGWSSILDTTLRLGEDEARFVMADGRHVVFGADGREWARAAGENYWLNRATAAELAARGLDAPDGLLVTDNTGGWWAFTTGGDWVGAGAGAGNVVTVLRDGAGAVTALEHSRDRRVKVEYVDGLIASVSASDGRRVEYLYDDERRLTAATGDAGTRTYRWTEDDLIDQVTAATGVIECTNVYDAQRRVREQITEFGRHTRFTYLSGRVTEVADADGANANTWIADRKGRLVGVIDTDGNRQSMAYDASGNLVSVTDREGRVTVHAYDARGRKTRTVTPDGADITYGYDEQDRVTTVVTAGGGIVQYDYANDLERNPSRVTDPGGGVTELDWADGLLRRVEDPEGVVVRFDYDAHGELVATRNADGAIARMVRDGSGRVTQAITPLGAVTRYVYDGTGSLASREDPDGAVWRYEHGPGGQITAVVDPLGARTELEYGPHGGLTRTTDPLGRTIDRAFDEFGNVTGVTLPDGAAWGFTHDALSRLREITDPAGGVWTHEYDAVGELVRTTDPTGVSAEVSRADATRTVQTAFEQTSVRYDSFGRPERIQDAAGDASLITYDPCGRPVEVLNADGGLTRLERDRAGRVTAITTPAGRTTRYEYDSCGRPVAAIDPMGARTALEYDADSRVIARVLPTGERAEIEYDEVGRVVRERVPGAGVARFGYDKVGRPTFAQDARFGIRRFSYDAAGQLVAATNGIGGVTRYAYDDRGRVVSITDPAGGITTRTYTPLDKVASQTDPLGRVTTADYDAAGRQVRQTSPDGTVTEWSYDDAGLESGLTVNGRKVTEIRRDARTRTATIIDHTTDEPTTHTLRFTRLDRLAERTSEGRSTRWEYDADGARTRLITPDGATVDYTRDAAGHLTRIDHSRLGAVHYTRDAFGRILEARAGDSLQTWEYQGGYPVAHTRTDTDGAVITRITRDDDGRITAIDGPDGTTRYTHDDAGQLLTAVSEGRANTWEYDTAGRLIRETLDDTERSFAYDTAGQLLTLTAPEGDTTYAYDGQGRRTTETTPTESTQYDWDDRGWIRAITQHTPDGTRRTDLRVNALGELAEVDGTPLTWDAGTYAATPLTVGDTDVFHAPGAITGIGDTWSTGGWRGTRTTGTDDPWAALTTANTLGGGTVALSPAGGLEVAGLEWMGARAYDPTTRGFLSTDPLTAPAGAAWAANPYSFAGNDPLHATDPLGLQPVTDEQLTAYATAHQGALATAGNAIGEWWNENWEYVAGGAMVIAGGVMIATGVGGPIGAALIGAGADTIIQKATTGDVNWGQVALTGAFGLIPGAGAAGGLLARGGVNAAQGAVENTAQYLISGQPITPGGLLSNAASGAAISTVTAGALNRIPASNTITKLDVLPPNLAETFSGGVYRTSVLDADTVLYRAGSTQGSPLGQFFSAEPPAGVIQTRIDKAIPPVWQDGTPAPLDTGFAVHIPAGTQIHTGTVGNQGGLYMGGTEQIVVQKPWEIPGVQVVDQWPLN; this is encoded by the coding sequence ATGAGTGATGTCGATCTCGAGGTGTATGGGGCACCGGATCTGACGTACGACTTCGGGGCAGCGGACGCGGTGGCCTCCGCGGCGAATGCGGCGGCGAACCACATCGAGGATCAAAGCGGGTCGCGGATCTCGAACGTTGCGACGGCGAACACCGATTTCCAGGGGCACTTCAGCCAGCTGTTCGCCGCGAACGCCGAGATCGCGGCCAGCGACGCGCGTGAGCTGGTGTTCCGGTTGCGCGACATCGCGTCGTTCATCGGGCGCCTGAACGACGCCGCCCGGGAGGAGAACGCGCGGCGTCGCCGGGCGCGGGAGTGGCGTGATCGTGTCGAGGCGCGCCGGTCGAATTGGCTGGATGCGACGTGGGACGACATCTTCGGCGAGGAGCCGCCGCCCACCGCGGGCCCGATCGACCCGCCGGTGTTCCAGTCGACGGCGCTGACGCCGTCGACGCGGCAGACACCGGCCCCGGGAAGTGGTGGGGGCGGGGGCGGTACTTCGTCGGCGCGGCCCGAGAACCTCCGCACCTTCGCCAACGGGAACGCCGAGCTGGATGCCGGGCTGTCGGCGCACCCCGGGCGGTTGACGGAGTGGACCGGCGACTTCATGCGGACGTGCGATTTCGGCGGGATCGATGTCAGCCCGGTCGTGGCGGGTTTCCGGGCGTGGTTGGACGCGAATGCGAACGATGTGGCGTGGGCGAACACGATTGCGCAGGCGTTCGAGGATGCCGGGACCAATGGTGGGGTGGGGACGGTGTCGGATGCTGCGTTGGCGGCGTCTTTGGCGGCGGCGGGGGTGTCGGCGACGCGTCAGGATCTGGTGATCGATCCGCCGACGGCGTGGGGTGGGGCTCCGACGACGGGGTTCGTGAACGACCCGGTGAACTCCGCGACGGGCAACTTCTTGGAGCCGGAGAACGATCTTCCGTTCCCGGCGGCGACGGGGCTGCTGTCGGTGACGCGGATGTACAACTCCCTCGACGACGGTGGCGGGGTGTTCGGCCGCGGGTGGTCCTCCATCCTCGACACCACCCTGCGCCTGGGCGAGGACGAGGCGCGGTTCGTGATGGCGGACGGGCGTCACGTCGTGTTCGGCGCCGACGGGCGGGAGTGGGCGCGGGCGGCGGGGGAGAACTACTGGCTCAACCGAGCCACCGCTGCTGAGCTCGCGGCGCGCGGCCTGGACGCCCCGGACGGGCTGCTCGTGACCGATAACACCGGCGGGTGGTGGGCGTTCACCACCGGCGGCGACTGGGTCGGCGCAGGTGCCGGGGCAGGCAATGTCGTGACCGTTCTGCGTGACGGGGCCGGAGCCGTGACGGCTCTGGAGCACTCCCGCGATCGCCGTGTGAAGGTGGAGTACGTCGACGGGCTGATCGCGTCGGTGTCGGCGTCGGACGGGCGCCGGGTGGAGTACCTGTACGACGACGAGCGTCGCTTGACCGCGGCGACCGGGGACGCGGGGACGCGCACCTACCGGTGGACCGAGGACGACCTCATCGACCAGGTCACCGCCGCGACCGGGGTGATCGAGTGCACGAACGTGTACGACGCGCAGCGCCGGGTGCGGGAGCAGATCACCGAGTTCGGGCGTCACACCCGCTTCACGTATCTCTCCGGGCGGGTGACGGAGGTCGCTGACGCGGACGGGGCGAACGCGAACACCTGGATCGCCGACCGTAAGGGCCGTCTGGTCGGTGTCATCGATACGGACGGCAACCGCCAATCCATGGCCTACGACGCGTCCGGCAACCTCGTGTCCGTCACCGATCGTGAGGGCCGTGTCACGGTCCACGCGTACGACGCCCGGGGGCGGAAGACCCGCACCGTCACCCCCGACGGCGCGGACATCACCTACGGGTACGACGAGCAGGATCGTGTCACCACCGTCGTCACCGCCGGCGGCGGCATCGTGCAGTACGACTACGCGAACGACCTCGAACGGAACCCGTCCCGGGTCACCGACCCCGGCGGTGGGGTCACCGAACTCGACTGGGCCGACGGCCTCCTCCGCCGGGTGGAGGACCCCGAGGGTGTCGTCGTCCGCTTCGACTACGACGCGCACGGTGAACTCGTCGCCACCCGCAACGCCGACGGCGCCATCGCGCGGATGGTGCGCGACGGGTCCGGTCGGGTGACCCAAGCGATCACGCCGCTGGGGGCGGTCACCCGGTACGTGTACGACGGCACCGGTTCCCTGGCATCCCGGGAGGACCCGGACGGCGCGGTCTGGCGGTACGAACACGGCCCCGGCGGGCAGATCACCGCGGTCGTCGACCCGCTCGGTGCGCGCACGGAACTTGAGTACGGGCCCCACGGTGGGCTGACCCGCACCACCGACCCCCTCGGCCGCACCATCGACCGCGCGTTCGACGAGTTCGGCAACGTCACCGGCGTCACCCTCCCCGACGGCGCCGCCTGGGGCTTCACCCACGACGCCCTCTCCCGCCTCCGCGAGATCACCGACCCCGCCGGCGGCGTCTGGACCCACGAGTACGACGCCGTCGGCGAGCTGGTGCGGACGACGGATCCCACGGGTGTGTCGGCGGAGGTGTCACGGGCGGACGCGACCCGCACGGTGCAGACGGCGTTCGAGCAGACCTCGGTCCGGTACGACTCCTTCGGTCGTCCGGAACGGATCCAGGATGCCGCGGGCGACGCATCGTTGATCACGTACGACCCGTGTGGCCGTCCGGTGGAGGTGCTGAACGCGGATGGCGGGCTCACCCGCCTCGAACGCGACCGCGCGGGTCGTGTCACCGCCATCACCACCCCCGCCGGTCGCACCACCCGCTACGAGTACGACTCCTGTGGTCGCCCCGTCGCCGCGATCGACCCCATGGGCGCGCGAACCGCCCTGGAGTACGACGCCGACTCCCGTGTCATCGCGCGCGTGCTTCCCACGGGGGAGCGTGCCGAGATCGAGTACGACGAGGTCGGTCGGGTGGTGCGCGAGCGAGTTCCGGGTGCGGGTGTTGCGCGGTTCGGGTACGACAAGGTCGGACGCCCCACGTTCGCGCAGGATGCGCGGTTCGGCATCCGTCGCTTCTCCTACGACGCCGCCGGCCAACTCGTCGCCGCGACCAACGGCATCGGTGGGGTGACCCGGTACGCGTACGACGATCGGGGCCGTGTGGTGTCGATCACCGACCCCGCCGGTGGGATCACCACCCGCACCTACACGCCGCTGGACAAGGTCGCCTCCCAAACCGACCCGCTCGGCCGCGTCACCACCGCGGACTACGACGCCGCGGGGCGGCAGGTGCGGCAGACCAGCCCCGACGGGACGGTCACGGAATGGTCGTACGACGACGCCGGCCTCGAATCCGGGCTCACCGTCAACGGACGGAAAGTCACCGAAATCCGCCGCGACGCGCGCACCCGCACGGCGACGATCATCGACCACACCACCGACGAGCCGACCACCCACACCCTCCGGTTCACGCGCCTCGATCGTCTGGCCGAGCGCACGAGTGAGGGTCGCTCCACCCGGTGGGAGTACGACGCGGACGGCGCCCGCACCCGCCTGATCACTCCCGACGGGGCCACCGTCGACTACACCAGGGATGCCGCCGGGCACCTCACCCGCATCGACCACTCCCGCCTGGGCGCGGTGCACTACACCCGTGACGCGTTCGGTCGGATTCTGGAGGCCCGCGCCGGCGACAGCCTGCAGACCTGGGAGTACCAGGGCGGGTACCCGGTCGCGCACACCCGCACCGACACCGACGGGGCGGTCATCACCCGCATCACCCGTGACGACGACGGCCGCATCACCGCCATCGACGGACCCGACGGCACCACCCGCTACACCCACGACGACGCCGGGCAACTCCTCACCGCCGTGTCCGAGGGCCGTGCGAACACGTGGGAGTACGACACCGCGGGCCGCCTCATCCGCGAAACCCTCGACGACACCGAACGCTCCTTCGCATACGACACCGCCGGGCAACTCCTCACCCTCACCGCCCCCGAGGGCGACACGACCTACGCCTACGACGGGCAGGGACGCCGCACGACAGAGACCACCCCGACGGAGTCGACCCAGTACGACTGGGACGACCGCGGGTGGATCCGCGCGATCACCCAGCACACCCCCGACGGCACCCGCCGCACCGACCTGCGGGTGAACGCACTCGGTGAGCTCGCCGAGGTCGACGGGACCCCCCTGACCTGGGATGCCGGCACCTACGCCGCCACCCCCCTCACCGTCGGCGACACGGACGTGTTCCACGCCCCCGGCGCGATCACCGGCATCGGCGACACCTGGAGCACCGGCGGATGGCGCGGCACCCGCACCACCGGAACCGACGACCCCTGGGCCGCGCTCACCACCGCCAACACCCTCGGCGGGGGGACAGTCGCTCTCAGCCCCGCCGGGGGACTCGAGGTCGCCGGGCTGGAATGGATGGGCGCCCGCGCCTACGACCCCACCACCCGCGGATTCCTCAGCACCGACCCCCTCACCGCACCCGCCGGCGCCGCCTGGGCCGCCAACCCCTACTCGTTCGCCGGCAACGACCCCCTCCACGCCACCGACCCCCTCGGGCTGCAACCCGTCACCGACGAACAACTCACCGCCTACGCCACCGCCCACCAAGGCGCCCTCGCCACCGCCGGCAACGCCATCGGCGAATGGTGGAACGAGAACTGGGAATACGTCGCCGGCGGCGCCATGGTCATCGCCGGCGGCGTCATGATCGCCACCGGCGTCGGCGGGCCCATCGGCGCCGCCCTCATCGGCGCCGGCGCCGACACCATCATCCAAAAAGCCACCACCGGCGACGTCAACTGGGGCCAAGTCGCCCTCACCGGCGCATTCGGCCTCATCCCCGGAGCAGGCGCCGCCGGCGGCCTCCTCGCCCGCGGCGGCGTCAACGCCGCCCAAGGCGCCGTCGAGAACACCGCCCAATACCTCATCAGCGGCCAACCCATCACCCCCGGCGGCCTCCTCTCCAACGCCGCCTCCGGCGCCGCCATCTCCACCGTCACCGCCGGCGCCCTCAACCGCATCCCCGCCAGCAACACCATCACCAAACTCGATGTCCTTCCCCCGAATCTCGCCGAGACGTTCTCCGGTGGCGTGTACCGGACATCTGTGCTCGACGCGGACACCGTCCTGTACCGCGCCGGCTCGACTCAGGGGAGTCCACTGGGTCAGTTCTTCTCCGCGGAGCCCCCCGCGGGCGTGATCCAAACCCGCATCGACAAGGCGATCCCGCCGGTGTGGCAAGACGGCACACCCGCCCCCCTCGACACGGGGTTCGCGGTGCACATCCCTGCGGGGACACAGATCCACACGGGGACCGTGGGGAATCAGGGTGGGCTCTACATGGGTGGCACCGAACAAATCGTCGTTCAAAAGCCCTGGGAGATCCCGGGAGTGCAGGTGGTGGATCAATGGCCTCTCAATTAG
- a CDS encoding metallophosphoesterase family protein: MLFSASTSHGTRTRRRAAWIATAAVGVSLVLSGTAMASAAQADSPATLSGIILGVGADEAQRIVTWYSSADTAQSVQVAPTSTLVNGEFPASATTFSASGTANIATSGGFNRHATITGLAENTAYSYRVGSEGNWSSTYAFGTQSFEGDYDFLFFGDPQIGSSGDTAKDQAGWQDTMNVAVGSNPEAELLVSGGDQVETANTESQWNAFLAPDQLRQYPWVATIGNHDVGGKAYEQHLYTPNTDRSAAYYRKGAAGTATESGGDYWFIYKDTLFIDLNSNSYATSQGGGGDDAHVAYVTDVVNKHGAEAKYTVLVYHHAIYSPADHAKDADNKVRRVDFPTAFSKLGVDLVLQGHDHSYSRSYEIKNGAKANPDEKPGEDEVFEGPGGVVYVTANSASGSKYYDITAPDNSGTSGAGNGADPLNPSSYWYNSVQNQEHVRTYVKVQVQKDQLVVQNIRSGTCAAPNAAVELNKVVWCGPENGSKPAEAVGSIQDEVAIHPNHGDGQDIQVDVPSGAPGEFGWTINGHNGLVDLGTAEEKNLQYFEATGQINPISVTDTRRSKAAWSVSASVGDFVDGTKTFDGAALGWTPKIVTPGAGAVAGAPVGSGYDGGDGLSTSRVLSSAAMGHDRGTGVVGADLDLKIPNSIDKGSYRATLTLTALAG; this comes from the coding sequence ATGCTCTTTTCCGCATCGACGTCGCACGGGACGCGCACGCGTCGCCGCGCCGCGTGGATCGCAACGGCCGCCGTCGGCGTCTCGCTCGTGCTCTCCGGCACGGCGATGGCATCGGCAGCCCAGGCCGACTCCCCGGCAACCCTCTCCGGCATCATCCTCGGCGTCGGGGCCGACGAAGCACAGCGCATCGTCACCTGGTACTCCTCGGCCGACACCGCGCAGTCGGTGCAGGTCGCTCCCACCTCGACGCTGGTGAACGGGGAGTTCCCCGCCTCCGCCACCACGTTCTCGGCATCCGGGACCGCCAACATCGCCACGAGCGGCGGGTTCAACCGCCACGCGACGATCACCGGTCTCGCCGAGAACACCGCCTACTCGTACCGCGTCGGCTCCGAGGGCAACTGGTCGTCGACCTACGCCTTCGGGACGCAGTCGTTCGAGGGCGACTACGACTTCCTCTTCTTCGGTGACCCGCAGATCGGGTCGTCGGGCGACACCGCCAAGGACCAGGCGGGCTGGCAGGACACGATGAACGTCGCCGTCGGGTCCAACCCCGAGGCCGAGCTCCTCGTCTCGGGCGGCGACCAGGTGGAGACCGCAAACACCGAGTCGCAGTGGAACGCCTTCCTCGCTCCCGACCAGCTGCGCCAGTACCCCTGGGTCGCGACGATCGGCAACCACGACGTGGGCGGCAAGGCGTACGAGCAGCACCTGTACACCCCGAACACCGACCGCTCGGCGGCCTACTACCGCAAGGGCGCCGCCGGTACCGCCACCGAGTCGGGCGGCGACTACTGGTTCATCTACAAGGACACGCTGTTCATCGACCTCAACAGCAACAGCTACGCCACCTCGCAGGGCGGGGGCGGAGACGATGCCCACGTCGCCTACGTCACCGACGTCGTGAACAAGCACGGCGCCGAGGCGAAGTACACCGTGCTGGTCTACCACCACGCGATCTACTCGCCGGCGGATCACGCGAAGGATGCCGACAACAAGGTCCGTCGCGTGGACTTTCCGACGGCGTTCTCGAAGCTCGGCGTGGATCTCGTCCTCCAGGGCCACGACCACAGCTACTCGCGCTCGTACGAGATCAAGAACGGTGCCAAGGCGAACCCCGACGAGAAGCCGGGCGAGGACGAGGTCTTCGAGGGCCCCGGCGGCGTCGTTTACGTCACCGCGAACTCGGCATCCGGATCCAAGTACTACGACATCACGGCACCCGACAACAGCGGCACGAGCGGAGCGGGCAACGGTGCTGACCCGTTGAACCCGAGCAGCTACTGGTACAACTCGGTGCAGAACCAGGAGCACGTGCGGACGTACGTCAAGGTCCAGGTCCAGAAAGACCAGCTCGTCGTGCAGAACATCCGTTCCGGCACCTGCGCCGCGCCCAATGCGGCGGTCGAGCTGAACAAGGTGGTGTGGTGCGGTCCCGAGAACGGCTCGAAGCCGGCCGAGGCCGTCGGCTCGATCCAGGACGAGGTGGCCATCCACCCCAACCACGGTGACGGCCAGGACATCCAGGTCGACGTTCCCTCGGGTGCGCCGGGAGAGTTCGGCTGGACGATCAACGGACACAACGGCCTGGTCGACCTCGGCACCGCGGAGGAGAAGAACCTCCAGTACTTCGAGGCCACGGGCCAGATCAACCCGATCTCCGTGACCGACACGCGTCGCAGCAAGGCCGCCTGGTCGGTCTCGGCGTCGGTGGGTGACTTCGTCGACGGCACCAAGACCTTCGACGGCGCCGCCCTCGGGTGGACGCCCAAGATCGTCACGCCGGGTGCCGGAGCTGTCGCGGGTGCTCCCGTCGGCTCGGGTTACGACGGCGGTGACGGCCTGTCGACGTCCCGGGTGCTCAGCTCCGCGGCGATGGGTCACGACCGTGGCACCGGCGTCGTCGGCGCCGACCTCGACCTCAAGATCCCCAACTCGATCGACAAGGGGAGCTACCGCGCGACCCTGACCCTCACCGCGCTGGCCGGCTGA
- a CDS encoding amino acid transporter has product MTDKPAEKPTRRDLMKPVQLLGLAFGAAVFAGFVTLMSMGFFQTRPADQIQRALVVGLVAAGVTFIVVLVSVALMLLAVDPAKVTATVDRPLLLPKETPDAAAPDAAAAPEAPRPDDGPEKPRA; this is encoded by the coding sequence GTGACCGACAAGCCCGCCGAGAAGCCGACCCGCCGCGACCTGATGAAGCCCGTTCAGCTTCTGGGGCTCGCCTTCGGAGCCGCCGTGTTCGCCGGGTTCGTCACGCTCATGTCGATGGGCTTCTTCCAGACGCGCCCCGCCGACCAGATCCAGCGGGCCCTCGTGGTCGGACTGGTCGCTGCCGGGGTCACCTTCATCGTCGTTCTCGTGAGCGTCGCGCTCATGCTGCTCGCCGTCGACCCCGCCAAGGTCACCGCCACCGTCGACCGGCCGCTTCTGCTTCCCAAAGAGACGCCGGATGCCGCCGCCCCCGACGCCGCAGCCGCCCCCGAGGCCCCGCGCCCCGACGACGGTCCCGAGAAGCCCCGCGCGTAG